From one Eleginops maclovinus isolate JMC-PN-2008 ecotype Puerto Natales chromosome 7, JC_Emac_rtc_rv5, whole genome shotgun sequence genomic stretch:
- the lmln gene encoding leishmanolysin-like peptidase isoform X2, producing the protein MEGLSGSRFLGPMLLLSSLAVLVSCHPGTCKHRAPPPEEVVHHVYLKPERLTKRSSPDDLQLKIKIIYDHSVDQLPADKRRLVKDKLFPQAIDYLQRAFSVRRRVGPVLLSRQCSTNQYLRKRDDPHRYCQDACADVTRCGPVVVPQHHLQQCKVCSESGKSCGPVGPLDGPGVEGSDFVLYVSGITTERCGQENIVAYAAYCQLEAELDRPIAGYANLCPAMISSQPQEFEGMLSTVKHEIIHALGFSAGLFAFYHDDEGKPLTPRFASGLPAFNESLGLYQWSEAVIRRVVRLWDIRGGVMVRHQVHILVTPRVVEEARRHFNCPILEGMELENQGGTGTELNHWEKRLLENEAMTGSHTQNRVFSRLTLALMEDSGWYRANYSLAERLDWGHGLGCDFVMKSCKFWMDRQRQRRQSVTPYCDTVRASPLQLTCRQDQLAVAVCNLQRYSEELPLEYQYFDGITDVSSDQLSLFGGAVEIADFCPFSQEFSWHLSGEYQRNSYCRVSHNQPDWWRNYGAEQYGSDSVCLYQKSAFIMEQCTKKMTYPDWGSGCYKVWCSTGGLTVFVQDRSFLCVRTGQLLSVSVRVNDWVYNGVLICPACTDFCDHCPPPHQLPPINASRSNPIDPCSGAPGLPFTLWLLMLNLLSLVAGLQRCTSS; encoded by the exons ATGGAGGGGCTTAGCGGGTCCCGGTTCCTCGGCCCtatgctcctcctctcctccctggcGGTTCTGGTGAGCTGCCACCCCGGGACCTGCAAACACCGAGCCCCGCCGCCAGAGGAG GTTGTCCATCACGTTTACCTGAAGCCTGAGCGGCTGACGAAGAGGAGCTCTCCTGACGACCTTCAGCTGAAGATAAAGATCATCTACGACCACAGCGTGGACCA GCTTCCTGCAGACAAGAGGAGGCTGGTAAAG GATAAGCTGTTTCCTCAGGCCATCGATTACCTGCAGAGGGCCTTTAGTGTGCGGCGCAGGGTCGGCCCGGTGCTGCTCAGCAG ACAATGCTCCACCAACCAGTACCTGAGGAAGAGAGATGACCCGCACCGCTACTGCCAGGACGCCTGTGCAGACGTGACCCGCTGCGGCCCCGTCGTCGTGCCACAGCACCACCTGCAG CAATGTAAGGTGTGCAGTGAGTCAGGGAAGTCGTGCGGCCCCGTCGGGCCCCTGGACGGCCCCGGGGTGGAGGGGTCGGACTTCGTTCTGTACGTCAGCGGCATCACCACGGAGCGCTGCGGTCAGGAGAACATCGTGGCCTATGCTGCGTACTGCCAGCTGGAGGCAGAGCTGGACCG GCCGATCGCAGGCTATGCAAACCTGTGTCCTGCAATGATCTCCTCCCAGCCTCAGGAGTTTGAAGGGATGCTCTCCACCGTCAAACACGAGATCATCCACGCTCTG GGCTTCTCCGCCGGTCTGTTCGCCTTCTACCACGACGACGAGGGGAAACCTCTGACTCCGCGCTTCGCCAGCGGCCTGCCCGCCTTCAACGAGAG CCTGGGTCTGTACCAGTGGAGCGAGGCGGTGATCCGGAGGGTGGTCCGGCTGTGGGACATCAGAGGGGGAGTGATGGTCCGACACCAGGTCCACATCCTGGTCACCCCCCGAGTGGtg gaggaggccCGGAGACATTTTAACTGTCCCATCCTGGAGGGCATGGAGCTGGAGAACCAGGGGGGGACGGGGACGGAGCTGAACCACTGGGAGAAGAGACTGCTGGAG AACGAGGCGATGACTGGCTCCCACACTCAGAACCGGGTTTTCTCGCGGCTCACGCTGGCCCTCATGGAGGACAGCGGCTGGTACCGGGCTAACTACAGCCTGGCTGAGAGGCTGGACTGGGGCCACGGGCTCGGATGCGACTTCGTCATGAAGAGCTGCAAGTTCTGGATGGACCGGCAGAGACAGAG GCGTCAGTCTGTGACTCCGTACTGCGACACGGTGcgagcctctcctctgcagctcaccTGCAGACAGGACCAGCTGGCTGTGGCCGTCTGCAACCTGCAGAGATACAGTGAGGAGCTGCCACTGGAGTaccag tactTTGACGGGATCACGGACGTGTCCTCTGATCAGCTGTCGTTGTTCGGGGGGGCGGTGGAGATCGCAGATTTCTGTCCCTTCAGTCAAGAGTTCAGCTGGCATCTGAGCGGAGAGTACCAGAGGAACTCGTACTGCAGAGTGTCCCACAACCAGCCCG actgGTGGAGGAACTACGGTGCGGAGCAGTATGGATCggactctgtgtgtttgtaccaGAAGTCGGCTTTCATCATGGAGCAGTGCACCAAGAAGATGACGTACCCAGACTGGGGCTCCGGCTGCTACAAG GTGTGGTGCTCGACCGGAGGTCTGACGGTGTTCGTTCAGGACCGCTCGTTCCTCTGCGTGCGTACGGGTCAGCTGCTGAGCGTCAGTGTGAGGGTGAACGACTGGGTTTATAACGGCGTGTTGATCTGCCCCGCCTGCACCGACTTCTGCGAccactgccccccccctcaccaGCTCCCGCCCATCAACGCCTCAAGGAGCAACCCCATTG ACCCGTGCTCCGGAGCTCCAGGTTTGCCTTTCACTCTGTGGCTCCTGATGCTCAACCTGCTCTCCCTGGTTGCCGGACTGCAGCGCTGCACcagcagctga
- the lmln gene encoding leishmanolysin-like peptidase isoform X1, protein MEGLSGSRFLGPMLLLSSLAVLVSCHPGTCKHRAPPPEEVVHHVYLKPERLTKRSSPDDLQLKIKIIYDHSVDQLPADKRRLVKDKLFPQAIDYLQRAFSVRRRVGPVLLSRQCSTNQYLRKRDDPHRYCQDACADVTRCGPVVVPQHHLQQCKVCSESGKSCGPVGPLDGPGVEGSDFVLYVSGITTERCGQENIVAYAAYCQLEAELDRPIAGYANLCPAMISSQPQEFEGMLSTVKHEIIHALGFSAGLFAFYHDDEGKPLTPRFASGLPAFNESIRPVCSLGLYQWSEAVIRRVVRLWDIRGGVMVRHQVHILVTPRVVEEARRHFNCPILEGMELENQGGTGTELNHWEKRLLENEAMTGSHTQNRVFSRLTLALMEDSGWYRANYSLAERLDWGHGLGCDFVMKSCKFWMDRQRQRRQSVTPYCDTVRASPLQLTCRQDQLAVAVCNLQRYSEELPLEYQYFDGITDVSSDQLSLFGGAVEIADFCPFSQEFSWHLSGEYQRNSYCRVSHNQPDWWRNYGAEQYGSDSVCLYQKSAFIMEQCTKKMTYPDWGSGCYKVWCSTGGLTVFVQDRSFLCVRTGQLLSVSVRVNDWVYNGVLICPACTDFCDHCPPPHQLPPINASRSNPIDPCSGAPGLPFTLWLLMLNLLSLVAGLQRCTSS, encoded by the exons ATGGAGGGGCTTAGCGGGTCCCGGTTCCTCGGCCCtatgctcctcctctcctccctggcGGTTCTGGTGAGCTGCCACCCCGGGACCTGCAAACACCGAGCCCCGCCGCCAGAGGAG GTTGTCCATCACGTTTACCTGAAGCCTGAGCGGCTGACGAAGAGGAGCTCTCCTGACGACCTTCAGCTGAAGATAAAGATCATCTACGACCACAGCGTGGACCA GCTTCCTGCAGACAAGAGGAGGCTGGTAAAG GATAAGCTGTTTCCTCAGGCCATCGATTACCTGCAGAGGGCCTTTAGTGTGCGGCGCAGGGTCGGCCCGGTGCTGCTCAGCAG ACAATGCTCCACCAACCAGTACCTGAGGAAGAGAGATGACCCGCACCGCTACTGCCAGGACGCCTGTGCAGACGTGACCCGCTGCGGCCCCGTCGTCGTGCCACAGCACCACCTGCAG CAATGTAAGGTGTGCAGTGAGTCAGGGAAGTCGTGCGGCCCCGTCGGGCCCCTGGACGGCCCCGGGGTGGAGGGGTCGGACTTCGTTCTGTACGTCAGCGGCATCACCACGGAGCGCTGCGGTCAGGAGAACATCGTGGCCTATGCTGCGTACTGCCAGCTGGAGGCAGAGCTGGACCG GCCGATCGCAGGCTATGCAAACCTGTGTCCTGCAATGATCTCCTCCCAGCCTCAGGAGTTTGAAGGGATGCTCTCCACCGTCAAACACGAGATCATCCACGCTCTG GGCTTCTCCGCCGGTCTGTTCGCCTTCTACCACGACGACGAGGGGAAACCTCTGACTCCGCGCTTCGCCAGCGGCCTGCCCGCCTTCAACGAGAG CATCCGCCCTGTGTGCAGCCTGGGTCTGTACCAGTGGAGCGAGGCGGTGATCCGGAGGGTGGTCCGGCTGTGGGACATCAGAGGGGGAGTGATGGTCCGACACCAGGTCCACATCCTGGTCACCCCCCGAGTGGtg gaggaggccCGGAGACATTTTAACTGTCCCATCCTGGAGGGCATGGAGCTGGAGAACCAGGGGGGGACGGGGACGGAGCTGAACCACTGGGAGAAGAGACTGCTGGAG AACGAGGCGATGACTGGCTCCCACACTCAGAACCGGGTTTTCTCGCGGCTCACGCTGGCCCTCATGGAGGACAGCGGCTGGTACCGGGCTAACTACAGCCTGGCTGAGAGGCTGGACTGGGGCCACGGGCTCGGATGCGACTTCGTCATGAAGAGCTGCAAGTTCTGGATGGACCGGCAGAGACAGAG GCGTCAGTCTGTGACTCCGTACTGCGACACGGTGcgagcctctcctctgcagctcaccTGCAGACAGGACCAGCTGGCTGTGGCCGTCTGCAACCTGCAGAGATACAGTGAGGAGCTGCCACTGGAGTaccag tactTTGACGGGATCACGGACGTGTCCTCTGATCAGCTGTCGTTGTTCGGGGGGGCGGTGGAGATCGCAGATTTCTGTCCCTTCAGTCAAGAGTTCAGCTGGCATCTGAGCGGAGAGTACCAGAGGAACTCGTACTGCAGAGTGTCCCACAACCAGCCCG actgGTGGAGGAACTACGGTGCGGAGCAGTATGGATCggactctgtgtgtttgtaccaGAAGTCGGCTTTCATCATGGAGCAGTGCACCAAGAAGATGACGTACCCAGACTGGGGCTCCGGCTGCTACAAG GTGTGGTGCTCGACCGGAGGTCTGACGGTGTTCGTTCAGGACCGCTCGTTCCTCTGCGTGCGTACGGGTCAGCTGCTGAGCGTCAGTGTGAGGGTGAACGACTGGGTTTATAACGGCGTGTTGATCTGCCCCGCCTGCACCGACTTCTGCGAccactgccccccccctcaccaGCTCCCGCCCATCAACGCCTCAAGGAGCAACCCCATTG ACCCGTGCTCCGGAGCTCCAGGTTTGCCTTTCACTCTGTGGCTCCTGATGCTCAACCTGCTCTCCCTGGTTGCCGGACTGCAGCGCTGCACcagcagctga